The DNA sequence CTCCCAATGCCGTAGGTGGTGGGCGTGCAGGCCGCGGGTCGCGCCGCAGCCGGGCACCACACAGCAGCGATCCCGATGCTCCAACGCCCGACGCAGCCGCCGATTGACCGTACGGGTGCTCCGCCCGGCGCCGATCGCGCGCCCGGCCCGTTCGAACCACACCTCACAGGTCGCATCACAGCTCAGGTACTGGCGCTCGGCATCGGTGAGCAGCGGCCCCAGATGCAGCGCCCCGACCTGCTTGTCGACGTCGACGTGCACGACCACGGTGGTGTGCTGGGCGTGCGGGCGCCGCGCCACCTCGCCGTCCCAGCCGGTGGCGATCAACTCCATGAACGCATCCACGGTGGTGGGCATCGGCGCGCGCGGAGCGCCCTCACCCTCACCACCGTGACCGTCGGTGAGGTCGGCGAAGTCGTCGTCGAACTCGCCACCGAAACCCTCGGCGTCGGCATGGGACTCGCCGCCGACGCCCTCGGCGTCGGCAACGGGGTTGTCCTCGAGGCGATCGGCGCCGCCCTCTGATGTCCCGTGGGGGCCGTCAGTGTCGGCATCGGGGGTGGAAGCGTCGGCGCTGGTTCCGGTGGCGGCATCGGGCTGCTGGTCGTGGTCGCGTTTCCAGTCGGCGATCAACCCGTCACGCTTGCCGGCCAGTGCGGCATCGACCTTGGCCGCTTCGATTTTGGACACCGTGATCCGATACGTCACCGACTCACCATGATCGGTGCGCGAGATTCCGCGTTCCGGCTGCGGCTTCGGGG is a window from the Mycolicibacterium poriferae genome containing:
- a CDS encoding HNH endonuclease signature motif containing protein → MSSAAAFLDDDEVSPKERLAELFEQIAELTGQRNAIDARIVDIVAEIDHGGLAGMTGARSISALVAWKTGVSPRNAKTIAAVAARGEQFPRCVAGLREGRLSLDQVGVLAERAADGSDDHYVELASVATVTQLRKAVGLEPRPDVSPKPQPERGISRTDHGESVTYRITVSKIEAAKVDAALAGKRDGLIADWKRDHDQQPDAATGTSADASTPDADTDGPHGTSEGGADRLEDNPVADAEGVGGESHADAEGFGGEFDDDFADLTDGHGGEGEGAPRAPMPTTVDAFMELIATGWDGEVARRPHAQHTTVVVHVDVDKQVGALHLGPLLTDAERQYLSCDATCEVWFERAGRAIGAGRSTRTVNRRLRRALEHRDRCCVVPGCGATRGLHAHHLRHWENGGLTELDNLVLVCPYHHRLHHAGGITLTGPAHQLVVTDADGQALTNASLARPPTQPPPAVAPCKGPTGERADWWWYEPFQPQPPPRN